A region from the Azospirillum fermentarium genome encodes:
- a CDS encoding AAA family ATPase → MAAFPLAPFRVPVALGAAVGAVLFDGDGYQIVADSNGTGRRILLFADEPWVERPGNRGVLDHLATTGRVLRIQGVRGEVSAIAFEAGAGPLPVAGLPAYSGQIAAGSLTVVCKALADLSARNPAASWSRALLVPELPACLDVADDGGEDRRALLERIMTGGVGQGILSVRRIRSINRNLTEGEVRAAFAALGIAITVEEAVPAASAVRVFSLPGRPVLERLLRETLFTDGTPGGAGRPPPTILLHGPPGSGKLHAAQEIARFIGGRIIPITAAGERSSDEREAMLRDALAEAAVQPSSILLLRRLDAAAVSDAVPDILDTAVKQGSRIIATAWRRDAIWPFAVGIPVDCPDAEDTLSLLVHLLGAAPAQRLGSLVPIAARLAGRSCGALVEVASLAADIAMRTGKPGIDDIALFSAVRTLESRTAATGARHPS, encoded by the coding sequence ATGGCGGCCTTTCCCCTCGCTCCGTTTCGTGTTCCTGTCGCTCTGGGCGCTGCGGTGGGTGCCGTTCTGTTCGACGGGGACGGCTATCAGATCGTCGCGGATTCGAACGGGACAGGGCGCCGGATCCTGCTGTTCGCCGACGAACCGTGGGTGGAACGACCTGGCAACCGGGGGGTTCTTGACCATCTTGCCACCACCGGCCGCGTACTCAGGATCCAAGGCGTGCGGGGAGAGGTGAGCGCCATCGCCTTCGAAGCCGGAGCCGGGCCGCTGCCGGTCGCCGGCCTCCCAGCCTACAGCGGGCAGATCGCCGCGGGAAGCTTGACGGTGGTGTGCAAGGCCCTGGCCGACCTGTCGGCGCGCAACCCGGCCGCCTCATGGTCGCGCGCCCTGCTCGTTCCCGAACTGCCGGCCTGCCTCGACGTCGCGGACGATGGCGGCGAGGACCGGCGCGCCCTGCTGGAACGGATCATGACCGGAGGCGTCGGTCAGGGAATATTGTCCGTTCGGCGGATCCGGTCGATCAACCGCAACCTGACCGAAGGCGAGGTTCGCGCCGCGTTCGCTGCGCTGGGGATCGCCATCACCGTGGAGGAGGCGGTTCCGGCGGCATCGGCCGTACGGGTGTTCTCCCTTCCCGGACGGCCGGTGCTGGAGCGCCTCCTCCGGGAGACGCTGTTCACCGACGGCACGCCGGGCGGTGCGGGCCGCCCTCCCCCAACGATCCTGCTGCACGGGCCGCCCGGTTCAGGCAAGCTCCATGCCGCACAGGAAATCGCCCGTTTCATCGGCGGCCGGATCATTCCCATCACGGCCGCCGGCGAACGGTCGAGCGACGAGCGCGAGGCGATGCTGAGGGATGCGCTTGCCGAAGCCGCCGTGCAGCCCTCTTCGATCCTCCTGCTCCGGCGGCTCGACGCTGCGGCGGTCTCGGACGCAGTGCCGGACATTCTCGATACCGCAGTGAAGCAGGGCTCCCGCATCATCGCCACCGCATGGCGGCGCGATGCGATCTGGCCATTCGCCGTCGGCATCCCGGTCGACTGCCCCGACGCGGAAGACACACTCTCACTGCTGGTGCACCTGCTCGGCGCGGCTCCGGCGCAGCGGCTGGGCTCGCTCGTTCCCATAGCGGCCCGGTTGGCCGGACGCTCCTGCGGCGCTTTGGTGGAGGTGGCGTCCCTGGCTGCGGACATCGCCATGCGCACGGGCAAACCGGGCATTGACGATATTGCGCTCTTCAGCGCGGTCCGCACGTTGGAATCACGGACGGCGGCCACCGGTGCGCGGCATCCGTCCTGA
- a CDS encoding Hsp70 family protein, protein MGFYVGIDLGTTNSAIAGTTGGGDLRIFRSADGTDVLPSVLYVDKRGHRLYGQRAYQQAMLSPENVAAGFKRLMGTNTPIDLQGAGLSLTAEECSSDILKVLVGQAYTETGTSEVSGTVVTIPAAFNQMQSEATLRAARAAGLESVALLQEPVAAAMASISQSRTPGGQFLVYDLGGGTFDLALVQSLSGSVSILAHEGINMLGGRDFDRILVNNVVRPWLLEHFDLPDDFQANPKYRRIIRVAGLAVEKTKIALSAQERETIFASDDEVRVTDASGQDIHLDIPIDRTTYERLIADKLDETIALCHKILKDSGYRSDDIDRVVFIGGPSKTPAVRERVSRELGVPADLTVDPMTAVALGAAIYAESRDWNGGATSRKTTRSSTALGTALELRLDHPARVSANKARVRIKVSTPGVTGCVILIESQTGWSTERMPLSDGMSIDLRTDDMGVNTFRVTVFDRSGRPLPEASGTFEITRTHSSAAAIPATQTLAVKVLDSTAGDRNLLEVLIAKGTPLPASGSKAFRAARTIRAGDGGHIDLELFQQAPGVSAPELNLPVGVFRIASEDLAENAIIRTGDQIVFHWQMNDSGLLRATVELPSAGQTFDTPKYYVDQAGHRSFEGTDGARMAESALQNAQEELEKAQTVVGAGAVQTIDGLAGRLAEQRRSLTLADDADAKRAIAEEGRHIRQDIARLLDQPENRARLLEHELGEIKGLFNRVARDTVDFRTNERFDQLARTATQELARSTDKALESTEKILGELKRLTSQTLWQDPMFIVAQFRLIAEERHLAIDKELFGQQVRDGLAAIERDDMPTVRRIFFEIVENQVNLGSAVRGAGDLASIMRS, encoded by the coding sequence ATGGGCTTCTATGTCGGCATCGATCTCGGAACCACAAACAGCGCCATCGCCGGAACGACGGGGGGAGGAGATCTGCGGATATTCCGGTCCGCGGACGGGACCGACGTGCTGCCCTCGGTCCTGTACGTGGACAAGCGTGGTCACCGGCTCTACGGGCAGCGCGCCTATCAGCAGGCGATGCTGTCGCCGGAGAACGTCGCGGCCGGCTTCAAGCGCCTTATGGGCACCAACACCCCCATCGACCTCCAGGGCGCCGGCCTGTCCCTGACCGCTGAGGAGTGCAGTTCCGACATCCTGAAGGTGCTGGTCGGGCAGGCCTACACCGAGACCGGCACCTCCGAGGTGTCCGGTACCGTCGTCACCATTCCGGCAGCCTTCAACCAGATGCAGTCGGAGGCGACCCTGCGCGCCGCGCGCGCCGCTGGGCTGGAGTCGGTTGCCCTGTTGCAAGAGCCGGTGGCGGCGGCGATGGCATCAATCAGCCAGTCCAGAACACCGGGCGGCCAATTCCTCGTTTACGACCTGGGTGGCGGAACGTTCGACCTGGCGCTGGTGCAGAGCCTGTCGGGATCAGTCAGCATTCTGGCCCACGAGGGCATCAACATGCTGGGCGGCCGCGACTTCGACCGCATCCTGGTCAACAATGTCGTCCGCCCCTGGCTGCTGGAGCACTTCGACCTGCCCGATGATTTCCAGGCCAACCCGAAGTACCGCCGGATCATCCGGGTCGCCGGGCTGGCGGTGGAGAAAACCAAGATCGCGCTATCGGCGCAGGAACGCGAGACCATCTTCGCCTCCGACGACGAGGTTCGCGTGACCGATGCATCAGGCCAGGACATCCATCTCGACATCCCGATCGACCGAACCACCTATGAAAGGCTGATCGCCGACAAGCTCGACGAGACCATCGCGCTTTGCCACAAGATCCTCAAGGACAGCGGCTACCGCAGCGACGATATCGACCGCGTTGTTTTCATCGGCGGCCCATCGAAAACGCCGGCGGTGCGCGAGCGGGTATCGCGGGAACTGGGCGTCCCGGCCGATCTAACCGTCGATCCGATGACCGCGGTGGCCCTCGGCGCGGCGATCTACGCGGAAAGCCGCGATTGGAACGGAGGCGCCACCAGCCGGAAGACCACGCGCTCGTCCACCGCGCTCGGTACGGCGCTTGAATTGCGTCTCGATCATCCCGCACGAGTCTCGGCGAACAAGGCCCGCGTGCGGATCAAGGTCTCGACCCCCGGCGTGACGGGCTGCGTGATTCTGATCGAATCGCAGACCGGGTGGTCCACCGAACGGATGCCGCTCTCTGACGGCATGTCGATTGACCTGCGGACCGACGACATGGGCGTCAACACGTTCCGGGTGACCGTCTTTGACCGATCCGGGCGCCCGCTGCCCGAAGCCTCGGGCACCTTCGAAATCACGCGGACCCACTCAAGCGCGGCGGCCATTCCGGCAACGCAGACCCTGGCGGTCAAGGTGCTCGACAGCACGGCCGGCGACCGGAATTTGCTTGAGGTGCTGATCGCTAAGGGCACCCCCCTGCCCGCCAGCGGCAGCAAGGCTTTCCGCGCCGCGCGGACGATACGCGCCGGCGACGGCGGGCATATCGACCTGGAGCTGTTCCAGCAAGCCCCTGGCGTGTCGGCGCCGGAATTGAACCTGCCCGTGGGCGTGTTCCGCATCGCGTCGGAGGATCTGGCGGAAAACGCCATCATCCGAACCGGTGACCAGATCGTGTTCCACTGGCAGATGAACGACAGCGGCCTGTTACGGGCCACGGTCGAGCTCCCGTCTGCCGGCCAGACTTTCGACACGCCGAAATATTATGTGGATCAGGCTGGGCATCGCTCCTTTGAAGGGACGGATGGGGCAAGGATGGCCGAGTCGGCACTCCAGAACGCGCAGGAAGAGCTGGAAAAGGCGCAAACCGTGGTCGGTGCCGGCGCCGTCCAGACAATCGACGGGCTGGCCGGACGGCTGGCAGAACAGCGCAGGTCTCTGACACTGGCCGACGACGCCGACGCCAAGCGCGCAATCGCCGAGGAGGGGCGCCACATCCGGCAAGATATCGCACGCCTGCTCGACCAGCCGGAAAACCGCGCCCGCCTTCTGGAGCACGAGCTTGGTGAAATTAAGGGCCTGTTCAACCGGGTGGCCCGCGACACCGTCGATTTCCGCACCAACGAGCGCTTCGACCAGTTGGCGCGTACCGCCACGCAGGAACTGGCGCGCAGCACCGACAAGGCTCTTGAATCCACGGAGAAGATCCTAGGGGAACTCAAGCGTCTCACCTCTCAGACCCTGTGGCAGGATCCGATGTTCATCGTTGCACAGTTCCGCCTGATTGCCGAGGAGCGGCACTTAGCCATCGACAAGGAACTTTTCGGACAGCAGGTGCGCGATGGGCTCGCGGCGATCGAGCGCGATGACATGCCGACCGTACGGCGCATCTTCTTCGAGATCGTCGAGAATCAAGTCAACCTGGGCTCGGCGGTGCGCGGTGCCGGCGACCTCGCCAGCATCATGAGGAGCTGA
- a CDS encoding peptidoglycan-binding domain-containing protein, protein MFDLLQNPFAILGVSPRDGADVLTDHYEDALIEHGIDEKALLKAHQALAASKPRLEAELSWLLGVTPGRLARIVAMLRKGDCAGAAETLSGLPPLARMNLAAHLCGHGFADSYHINCVLNAKADVHSHLVATLINSERQVAGIKPISEELVETGLRALERGHVETILAAVTAIPNPGATITNVVSIFIDAPAQARDMLECIVDGFDRWTAPRLHAINEKVDTQIERLHNEPFDERPLDVIKDLLADWNSLTQAQQLVYQAKHLDEPRSEELYQKIRKLAVWLSNEHDLYAMSLRLIRALEQTFTRLHSVHEQLPEDIQTLERMLATTKEVTLPGPLRLAIETAMEDPLAFIRAVQSGALSGHSGGRAGAVWAAFENAVLECLGTESEDAPWLAMRQLAIQLNNDHNAAAAAQRIMTMLLAHQPPPPDRLRPRLADDHLSLERSVLREDLNHAIERKDDQRVLSLTERLLELGGDDEEREKLLKLRATVQEKLKRNRRGLWRLAIGAGVVAVSLFVRNVHAPNPGAPNPSAPSPSVASFQPTERKPAQNGTYVSLEELRYCMYQNKRLDGAQPAADTEARKGRFNELVADFNALCSKYTYSMTDMAVVKSELRIYQTSLLEEGAVMMRAVSGGTLPAQRTDVRPAAQPKGPLESGSVALALFRREDASRVQSRLAELSLYNRSVDGVWGPGSQSALDAFIAGQGLPKGTAWSIDVQKRLFSGTGR, encoded by the coding sequence ATGTTTGATCTTCTACAGAATCCCTTTGCCATACTGGGAGTATCCCCCCGAGACGGGGCAGACGTTCTAACGGATCATTATGAAGACGCCTTAATTGAACATGGCATTGATGAGAAAGCTCTTTTAAAAGCCCATCAGGCCCTGGCGGCAAGCAAACCGCGCCTGGAGGCGGAATTATCATGGTTGCTGGGAGTGACGCCGGGGCGGCTTGCCAGGATTGTTGCGATGCTGCGCAAAGGGGACTGCGCGGGGGCGGCTGAAACGCTGTCGGGACTTCCGCCGCTTGCGCGGATGAATCTGGCCGCCCACCTGTGCGGCCATGGGTTTGCCGATTCATACCATATCAACTGCGTCCTCAATGCAAAGGCTGATGTCCACAGCCACCTCGTGGCGACGCTGATCAACAGCGAACGGCAAGTGGCCGGCATCAAGCCAATTTCGGAAGAACTCGTCGAGACGGGCTTGCGCGCGTTGGAGCGTGGTCACGTCGAAACAATTCTTGCGGCGGTCACGGCCATCCCCAATCCCGGCGCAACCATAACCAACGTGGTCAGCATCTTTATCGATGCGCCTGCTCAGGCGCGGGACATGCTGGAATGCATCGTCGACGGCTTCGACCGCTGGACGGCACCACGGCTGCACGCGATCAACGAAAAGGTCGATACCCAGATCGAGCGCCTCCACAACGAACCATTCGATGAGAGGCCATTGGACGTCATCAAGGATCTGCTGGCGGATTGGAACTCGCTCACCCAGGCACAGCAACTGGTTTATCAAGCCAAACACTTGGACGAGCCGCGTTCGGAGGAGCTTTACCAGAAAATCCGCAAACTTGCCGTGTGGCTTTCCAATGAGCATGATCTGTACGCCATGTCTCTGCGTCTCATACGGGCGCTGGAGCAGACGTTCACCAGACTGCACAGCGTACACGAACAGCTCCCCGAAGACATCCAGACCCTGGAAAGGATGCTGGCAACGACCAAGGAGGTGACCCTTCCGGGCCCGTTGCGCCTTGCCATCGAAACGGCGATGGAAGATCCCCTGGCGTTCATTCGTGCTGTCCAGTCTGGCGCGCTGAGCGGGCACAGCGGTGGACGGGCAGGTGCCGTGTGGGCGGCCTTTGAAAACGCTGTCCTGGAATGCCTCGGCACGGAAAGCGAGGATGCCCCGTGGCTGGCGATGCGCCAATTGGCCATCCAGCTCAACAACGACCACAACGCGGCCGCCGCCGCCCAGCGCATCATGACCATGCTTTTGGCCCATCAGCCGCCGCCGCCCGACAGACTGCGCCCACGGCTCGCGGATGACCACCTGTCTCTGGAACGCAGCGTGCTGCGGGAGGATCTGAACCACGCGATAGAGCGCAAGGATGACCAGCGTGTGCTGTCGCTGACCGAACGGCTGCTGGAGCTGGGGGGCGATGACGAAGAACGGGAGAAGCTGCTCAAGCTCCGTGCAACCGTGCAGGAAAAGCTCAAGCGAAACCGCCGCGGGCTCTGGCGCTTGGCCATCGGCGCCGGCGTTGTGGCCGTGTCCCTCTTCGTGCGGAACGTCCACGCCCCGAACCCGGGCGCCCCGAATCCCTCAGCGCCGTCCCCCTCTGTCGCCAGTTTCCAGCCCACCGAACGGAAGCCGGCGCAGAACGGCACCTACGTGTCGCTCGAAGAGCTTCGCTATTGCATGTATCAGAACAAGCGCCTCGACGGTGCACAGCCGGCGGCAGACACCGAAGCGCGCAAGGGGCGCTTCAATGAGTTGGTTGCCGATTTCAACGCACTGTGTTCGAAGTACACCTATTCGATGACCGACATGGCGGTCGTCAAGAGCGAGCTGCGGATATACCAGACGAGTCTGTTGGAAGAAGGCGCCGTCATGATGCGGGCCGTCTCCGGGGGCACTCTGCCGGCGCAGCGGACGGACGTGCGCCCGGCTGCACAACCAAAGGGGCCACTGGAATCCGGAAGTGTCGCGCTCGCGCTTTTCCGGCGGGAAGACGCATCGCGGGTTCAGAGCCGTCTGGCCGAGCTGAGCCTGTACAACCGGTCCGTCGATGGCGTATGGGGCCCCGGATCACAAAGCGCGCTCGATGCCTTTATTGCCGGCCAAGGTCTGCCGAAGGGAACCGCCTGGAGCATTGACGTGCAGAAGCGGCTGTTCTCCGGCACGGGACGGTAG
- a CDS encoding ShlB/FhaC/HecB family hemolysin secretion/activation protein, translating to MISRPVLKRLGHAGLALVCWSGAASAQDFERIAPKEPPANPRAGALPAPPPEKPGLPGGRAAILPALKGLVFHARADQLQRHGVTVSGVDTAEVDVLDTPEFHALIAPYLGQPVTLDRLNEIIRATVIFFREHDRPLVDVLVPEHDISTGTVQILALEFRAGQVRTEGNEWFSDELLLSQVRTASGSRISGRGLLEDVNWLNQNPFRRTDLVYQRSEQAGASDIILRTTDRFPVRVFGGYENTGTQSTDRNRTFAGFNWGNALWLDHQMSYQFTASPDFWRDGLGAKPHFAGHSGSYTIPLPWRHTLTLFGSYAESVPDLPQSFRQIGRSSQASARYTVPLSEIWGITHQLQAGFDWKRTNNNLEFGGVSVLNNAADVAQWTAAYSASRPDAWGTTALNAGVFFSPGGFNDKNTSAALQTQRAGVEARYAYARIGVDRLTPLPEAFSWLVRVQGQLASGPLMPSEQLGFGGNGSVRGFEERQINADQGVLFSTELRTPDISLTKLLGARDRDDKLQFLGFWDYGLAQNRAPGTGEPKTASLSGVGVGLRYTLAPALTVAFDYGWQVVGKQGFTTGQGRPHIALTLAY from the coding sequence ATGATCTCCCGCCCCGTCCTGAAACGCCTCGGCCACGCCGGTCTTGCCCTGGTCTGCTGGTCGGGTGCCGCATCCGCCCAGGACTTCGAACGCATCGCGCCCAAGGAACCGCCGGCCAACCCGCGGGCCGGCGCCCTGCCCGCCCCGCCGCCGGAAAAACCCGGCCTGCCGGGGGGCCGCGCCGCCATTCTCCCCGCTCTGAAGGGGCTGGTGTTCCATGCCCGTGCGGATCAGCTTCAGCGCCACGGCGTCACGGTTTCGGGAGTGGACACCGCCGAAGTCGATGTGCTGGACACGCCGGAATTCCATGCCCTGATCGCTCCCTATCTGGGGCAGCCGGTGACGCTCGACCGGCTGAACGAGATCATCCGCGCCACCGTGATCTTTTTCCGCGAGCATGACCGCCCGCTGGTGGACGTGCTGGTGCCGGAACACGACATCTCCACCGGCACGGTGCAGATCCTGGCCCTGGAGTTCCGTGCCGGCCAGGTGCGGACCGAAGGCAACGAATGGTTTTCCGACGAGCTCCTGCTGTCGCAGGTGCGCACGGCCAGCGGCAGCCGCATCAGCGGCAGGGGGCTGCTGGAGGATGTGAACTGGCTCAACCAGAACCCCTTCCGCCGCACCGATCTGGTCTATCAGCGCAGCGAACAGGCGGGGGCCAGCGACATCATCCTGCGGACCACCGACCGCTTCCCCGTCCGGGTCTTCGGCGGGTACGAGAACACCGGCACCCAGTCCACCGACCGCAACCGGACCTTCGCCGGGTTCAACTGGGGCAACGCGCTGTGGCTTGACCATCAGATGTCCTACCAGTTCACCGCCAGCCCGGATTTCTGGCGCGACGGGCTGGGTGCGAAACCCCATTTCGCCGGTCATTCCGGCAGCTACACCATCCCCCTGCCCTGGCGCCACACCCTGACCCTGTTCGGCAGCTACGCGGAAAGCGTGCCCGACCTGCCGCAGTCGTTCCGGCAGATCGGGCGGTCGTCACAGGCCTCCGCGCGCTATACGGTTCCGCTGTCCGAAATCTGGGGGATAACCCACCAGCTTCAGGCGGGGTTCGACTGGAAGCGGACGAACAACAATCTGGAATTCGGCGGCGTCTCGGTGCTGAACAACGCCGCCGACGTCGCCCAATGGACGGCGGCCTACAGCGCGTCCCGTCCCGATGCCTGGGGAACCACGGCCCTCAACGCGGGTGTGTTCTTCAGCCCCGGCGGCTTCAACGACAAGAACACCAGCGCGGCGCTGCAGACCCAGAGGGCCGGGGTGGAGGCCCGTTACGCCTATGCCCGCATCGGCGTGGACCGGCTGACACCGCTGCCCGAGGCGTTCTCGTGGCTGGTGCGGGTCCAGGGCCAGCTTGCCAGCGGCCCCCTGATGCCATCCGAACAGCTTGGGTTCGGCGGCAACGGGTCGGTGCGCGGGTTCGAGGAACGGCAGATCAACGCCGATCAGGGGGTGCTGTTTTCCACCGAACTGCGCACGCCCGACATCAGCCTGACCAAACTTCTGGGGGCGCGCGACCGGGACGACAAGCTCCAGTTCCTCGGGTTCTGGGATTACGGCCTGGCCCAGAACCGTGCTCCGGGCACAGGTGAACCCAAGACAGCCTCCCTGTCCGGGGTTGGCGTCGGGCTGCGCTACACGCTGGCTCCGGCTCTGACCGTCGCGTTCGATTACGGCTGGCAGGTCGTCGGCAAGCAGGGCTTCACCACCGGCCAGGGACGGCCGCACATCGCCCTGACCCTGGCCTATTGA